Sequence from the Corvus moneduloides isolate bCorMon1 chromosome 18, bCorMon1.pri, whole genome shotgun sequence genome:
CTGAGGTATCTGCTCTATTACAACTCCGAGCGAGACAAGCACAGGCCTGCCAAAATTCCTGACCGCTTCTCTGCCACCAAAGACCTCGCCAGCAACGCCTGCATCCTCACCATCGCATCCGCCTGCCAGGATGACAACGGCACCTATTACTGTTCCCTGTCACCTGCCTTCAAATGGTTCTAGAAATGGAGAACAAAAGCTTTCTGCGCTTTTCTTGGCGACTCTGACGTGCTctcagcagggagagcagcagccctgggagagaagggaaaagtcCCTCTTGCGTGCTTGAGCAGGCCCAGCAGCGCTGCCTCGTGCTGGGAAGTGCGGCAACCTCCTCTTTGTCCCCAGGCGTCCCCCATAAGGCATTAGACAGCCCGACACGGCAGGAGACCGGCCAGGCCTCCTGCTGCAGCGGGAGGATGGAGGGCTTGGCTGTGGCTTTCCCGGGCTCTTCCAGCACCTGGCACAAGGCAGCCTTGATCCGGCTGGGGCTTCTGCAGAGTTTGGCTCACCTGGTAATAAAGGTTAATCTTCACCCACGCGGCTCGTGTCATGTGTACCTGGGTCAGGAGGGcgagcaggaggggctgtggcCCTTGGCGGGGTCTCCCGGGCAGGGTGGAGCCCTCACCCAcccccggagcagagcccgcCGCCCACACcgccctgtccccctgcccgCTCCGCCCGCCACACTtcctgaggggacagggacacgcgTAACCCCGCGCGCACCTCTGGGGACTTTTTAAGGACTTTTTCACACACAGAAAGAGGAAGGATTTTCTCACAAAATTCCCCCAGGCCTCAGAACACCGGGATGGCCGCACTGCGCATGCTCAGCGCGGCGCGCGTACCGAGGCGGCCGTTAGGACCCAGCGGCGGGCGCTGATGTCACGTGAGGGCGGCCGGCGCTACCATTGGCTCAGGGGAAGACAAAATCCGGCGCGTCACTTCCTGGTTACCTCAGTGCCCGTCAGGGCCCGGCGGCCACCGGTTCTCGCCGGGCCGGTGAGCGGCGAATGGGCCGCctgagcccctgccctgctcctgtgtTCAGCGTGTGCGGAAAAGCCAGTGTCCACAAAGGAGATAGAGGAATCCTGCAGCTTTATTCcaataaagggagagagtcaATTGTGCCGTACCTCCGTGGGGTCTCCCGAGGTCTCGGAGGGCGCAGCCTCCTTTCATCCGAAATTCACGGCCGCATATtgccctcttcccttccccattGGCTTCCCGAAGCGCCTACCACATATTCCCTCCTTGAACACGTAATTTCGCCCCAAAGTACAGAAGTTCCGGCTGTCTGGGTTCCGCCATAGACTTTGCGCAGACCCATTTGTCCTATTGCCCTAAAGTTCAGGGTTTTGTGACAAACTCGAGGCTTGATGTTTGTAGAGACATTAAGGCCCATTTCAAAGATACTAACAGCCATTTCTCCTAAAGAACCCCACCCTTCGAGTTGTTTGCAAAGACATTAGCACCCATCTTTCCTATCAGTTCGCAATGGTTCGCCAGACTGTGAGTGCCCTGGAGCCCTGCAGAGGTGTGGTGTTGAGTGTTAAAAACGAGGCTTGGAGTTTTTGGGTGGAATAAAAGTCTGCTcgtttattaaaaagaaaaccaggagcGGAGACTCGGGGTAAGCCCAAGTCCCACTCAAcaacccacaaaaacaaacactgcACCGCCAGACCCAGGTTCCTCAGGACACGAGGGGCTGAGCCCCGGAGCAGTTCTTACAGTCTCTTTTGATGCTGTGATTGGTGCAGCTCAGATCCTCCCTCTGATGGCTCGTTGCTAGGATCCTCATTAGTGTTCAATTCTGTCAGTCTCTGGGGCATCGAGTGATTGGTTAGCCCCTTGACCAATAATGCTTCAAAGTGTTTACATCATGATTATTGGGCTGTCTTGAGAACATTCTAGAGCATTCCCCTCCTTCCTGTAGAGCCACTACTTTCCCCCATTGGTGTCCCCATCTAGTGGGTACACGGCGGCATTACACCCGCACAATCGCAATAACAACTCATTAACTGCATACCCCCACTCCTCTAACAAGCAACTCTTAACAACttctcaaccaaaaaaaaggaactttttaaaaaccatttattACATTGAGGTTTTGTGCTGTTCTATTAAGTAACTTGGGCTAAAGGTCTCCCTTTCCTCCCGGTGTGTGCGGAGTTGGTGTTAGGGACCTTCACATCCTGCACCGGTGCAGTGCTCTGCCAGCGAAGttcaaggagctgctggttccaAGAAAGATTCAGCACATCTTGTGCACGGGAAACCTCTTCACCAAGGAGAGCTATGACTGCCTCAGGACGCTGGCTGGGGACATCCACGTTGTTAGGGGGGACTCTGAGGTAACGCCAGTTCCTCAGCCTGCCTTCCCCCATGCTGTGCTCATCTTGATGAATCCTGGGGAGTCTCTCAGTATTAGCAATTCCTAAACTGTAATTCACCAGGAGGCAAGTAGGAATTAATAAAAGTGGacaaacagaattattttctagACCCTTCTCATTGCACCTGGGTGTGAGGGATTAATAACTGCTCCTGATTCATAGGAACTCTGGCACAAGCCTGTGATTGCTGTGAGGCCACAGGAGTGCCCCAGCTGGCTGTGTAGCTGCAAGAATTCTGTGTACGTTTTTACTGTTAGGTAGCCAAAAGGTGCAAATTCCTTACCCTTTGCTCTGAAGCTGCTCTTGCTGGGGTGTGGTACAAGCATCCACTGGCTCTGCACATTGAGAGGGGCCTCCTGCCCTACGAAGGGCAGGTTTGTGGCTTTGAAGCTGCATTGTGTAGGCGTGGGGTCCTTCACTGACTTACAGTCCATGACTTTCCCCTTCTCAGAGCCTGAATTATCCTGAAGAGAATGTTGTAACTGTCAGGCAGTTCAGAATTAGGCTGATTCATGGCTATCAGGTAATTCCCTGGGGTGATGTGGCCAGCCTGGAAttgctgcagaggcagctggatgTGGACATCAACCTCttgggacacacacacagatttgAAGCATttgaatatggaaaaaaatttttcatcAACCTGGGGTCAGCTACAGGAGCCTGCAGTGCTTTGGAAAGGTGAGTGAGGGGAGCCCTGAGGTGCCCAGTGCAACAGAGCCCTGGGTGTCACCTGAAACACGTGCGAGTGTCCGGCCACTGTGCCACAGAGCGCTGGCAGGGTGCCATGAGGGGCACAAGGCCAGCTCACTCCCTTGCTGGGGAGTGCAGGGAGGACCCCTGTTACCAGAGTTTTCTTAGCCCACATGTTGGGCATGACAGCCCAGCACTGGTGTGTCTGGGGCTGCTTCCTGTGCCCGGAGAGGGGTGAGTTCCAACAgcttcttgttttgctttctggtgTCTTCCCAGAATCTGCATATTTTGTAGGAAATTTGACTTCTGGAAGCCCTGTCACCTTAAATGTCTGGATCTGCCATGGCTTGAGCTGTTCTAGGCTAAGTGCAGCTCTGCCTGAGACATTGCTGTCAGTGCCTGCAGACACTGCAGTGCTTCTCacacccctgcagccctgggcaaCCAAGTGTATCAGAACACATAAGCATAAGGTATGTTAACAGCAAGAAGTGCAGTGTAAGTGTAATCTAATTGAGAAGTATGAGAAGTATGTCCTCTTTCCAGGAACATCAACCCTTCATTTGTGCTGATGGATATCCAGGCCTCCACGGTTGTGACTTACGTATTCCAACTAATTGAGGATGATGGGAAAGTAGAAAGAAAGGAGTTCAGGAAATACTGAATCATGTTCAAAGCTGCTTGATGAATTCTCACTGCCTTTCaccccttcccatcccagttCAGTCACAGTACTGCTGCTGTGGTGAGCTGGGCTGTAAAGCAGTTGTGATCCTTTACTGCTAGTGACCTGTTTGTCTTGGTTCTCAACCAGAACTTGAAGTAGAAGACACAGCTGATTAAAGAGGCCTGTGGAAAAATTCTGTGTCTAAGGAGCAGCTGATATGTTCCTGGCCTAGGGAGTTGCAGACACTGGCAGTAGCTGGGCACTGGGTTGTGTGTGTAAAGCAAATACACGataataaattcttttctttgtgtaaCTGAGTCCTGTTCATTATGTTTGTAAAAGGTGAAGATCAGCTTGAAATTGATGTAAGGGGACTCCAAGGACTAAAAGgaagctgctgtttgcttccTGAGATGCAGACgtaaaatatttcaggatttGTCAAAGATGCTAAGGACTTAACCCATGCTGGCAGATCTATCCTGCCTTCTTAACTGGAGCAGCATGGAAAGGCAGAGGCCGGTCTGGGAAGAGTGGTGTGGAgaggtgtgtgcaggtgtgtggggctgggcaggctgggcactggccctcatgctgcagaggctgcaggatgcAGAGCCCTTGTGttccctggggtgctgctgaCAAGGGGGAGCGTCActggtgctggggcagtgcctgCAGTGGGGGTGCTGTGGAAGCTCAGCACTGGTGGGGGGCCATGGGCTTgtctggggcagctgcaggcacGGAGCCCTGCGCAGAAGCCCTTGTGTGGGAAGGGAGTGGatggaggagctgagctgccaCAGGGGATGCACGGTGGGTGGGTGATGCCAGGGTCACAGGCCTGGTGAAGGTGGTGCAGAGGATGCATTGATCTGGAGTCATCTTGCTGAATTGGTGGGCAAGAAAGAGAGGCAGCAGTGCAACAGGAAACACTGGGGGCCACATTTCTAAGGAGGGTCTGTGCCGGGATGGCAGCCTCATAACAGGGTGTTggctgccacagcacagccccatcGGTGTGAGGACATGGAGCTGGTGGGATTGTGCCATGGCCTGGGCCCCTCCTATCCTCGTGGTGCTCGCCCACAGCTCAGGTGCCATGGCCAGACTTGCTGGGCCTGGATGGAGCTTCTGGGCACAGaggccctgtcctgctgcccaggcaggtcTGTGCCCCTGGGACACTGACTGACCCCTgtcttctcccctctctcctctccctctccaggttccctggtccaggcagcagcagtgagtcaGCCGTCCTCGCTGTCAGCCAAGGTGTGAGAGACCATAAGGATCACCTGCtccagtagcagcagcagctatcCTTATTCTGGCTGGCATCAGCagaaggtccctggcagtggccctgtcactgtgatctacAGCAATGACAAGAGACCCTCAGGCATCCCTTTGTGATTCTCTGGATCCTGGTCCAGCAACGTGGGCACGTTAACCATCAGTGGGCTCCAAGCTGAGGACGCGGCTGTCTGTTTCTGTGGtggtgctgacagcagcagtggcagctaTGGGGTGTGGTGACAATGAGTACCTGTAAGTGAGTCAGACTCCAAAACCAGGGGAAAGATTTTggcccttctccctcctggcTGGATGTGCAGCTGAGGCAGAATCGTGTCCCTTCTGCATGGCCACAGAAGGGAATGTCCTGTCTTTGGTGTCGCACAGATCAGGAGCTGACTTTGCAGCTGGGGCCCATTGTCCTGGTCCCGACAAAGCTCTTGGTGCAGCTGTGTTCCTCACAGCCTCTTGCTACTGATGATCATGTCCCCAcatgctgccagagctgcctgtgtgCAGCCATTCTGCAatgggctgggctctgctcctgcaatGGGCCTGGGATCATGTCCCTGTCTGTTCTGGCCATGACAGCTGCATTCCCTGTAACCTTGCCCAGGGAGACCTGTGCTCCTGGGAGATTGTCAGGATCACCTGGTCTGGGAGTAGCTACAGCAACTATGCCTGGTTCCAGCAGAAGGTCCCAGGCATTGcccctgtcactgtgatctacTGGAATGACAGGAGACCCGAGGGCATCCCTTAGCGATTCTCCAGATCCCAGTCCGGCTCCACGGGCACGTTAACCATCACTGGGGTCCAGGCTGAGGACGAGGCTGTCTATTTCTGTGTTGGCAATGACGGCAGTGCTGGTCAACACGGTGGAGGCACTGACTCCAGCATtttgcctcctcctgctgctgatgtttctccctgcagcacccTCATGCTTTAGGTTCTGTCTGTGGCTCTGGGCCCCTTCTTTGCGTCTTGGGCACCTTGGGAACAggagccttctcctcctgcccaggcaggtCTGTGTACCTGGGACACTGACTGAGCCCcatctttttccctccctcctctccctctccagatTCCCTGGTCCAGGCAGCATCACTGAATCAGCCATCCTCAGTGTCAGCCAACGTGGGAGACACGGTCAGGATCACCTGCTCTGATAGCAGTGGCAGCTATGGCTGGCATCAGCAGAAggtccctggcactgcccctgtCGCTCTGACCTACGATAGCAACAAGAGACCCTCGAGCATCCCTTCTCCGGATCCTGGTCCAACAACGTGGGCACGTTAACCATCACTGGGCAAGGACGAGGCTGTCTGTCACAGTGATGTCCAGGAGGGCAGTGCTGGTCAGCAGCCCAGTGCCCTGCAGGGGGGCCATGGCTGGTTGCTCTGTGTTGCCTGTTACTGTCTGCTGTGCTCGATGATGCTGCAGGTGGAGCTGAAGGATACGAAAGTGACACAATTCCTGGATGGTGTCGACCTGTGGCTTGGAAGTTCTACCCAAAAATACCAGTGACTGTGGTTTTGTTCATTCCCTCCTGACTCTTTtatttcccatctccctgcGTGCAGAAGGCCGTGCTCCAGGGGCACTGCCTGGCTCCTCTCTTGTTCAACAATCAGTATGGCTGGTTCCAGCAGAAGGTCACTGCCAGCGCCCTTGTCTTTGTGATCTACGGAAATGACAAGAGACCCTCGGGCATCCCTTTCGCGATTCTCCGGATCCACATCCGGCTCCACGGGCACGTTAACCATCACTGGGGTCCAGGCCGAGGATGAGGCTGTCTGTTTCTGTGGTGGtgatgacagcagcagtggtgctgcACGGTGCCACAGAGCAATGGGGAAGTGATACAAAAGCCTCCCAGCTCAGGTGTCTCTTACAGTCCCAGGAGCATGCCCATCCCCTGTCATTTGGGGAAGGGATGacctcccagcagccctgcccctgcACACTGCTCCAGGGCCAAGGTCCCTCTGTGCTCCTCAGCTGGTGCCCGGGGCCGGgccagctgcctcccagcacagctgccagccctgctttgcCACAAGCCCCTGGACATCACAGGCAGGTCTGTGTACCTGGGACACTGACTGAGCCCCgtcttctcccctctctcctctccgTCTCCAGGTTCCCTGGTCCAGGCAGCACTGACTCAGCCATCCTCGGTGTCAGCCAGTGTGGGAGAGGCGGTCAGGATCACCTGCTCTGGGGGTAGCAGCTACAGCGACTATGGCTGGTATCAGCagaaggtccctggcagtggccctgtcactgtgatctacTACAGTGACAAGAGACCCGGCTCCACGGCCACGTTAACCATCACTGGGGTCCAGGCCGAGGACGAGGCTGTCTATTTCTGTGGTAGCTATGACAGCAGCAGTACTGCTGCACAGTGACACAGAGCAATGGGGAAGTGGTACAAAAACCTCCTGCCTCAGCCATCCCTTGGAGCCCCAGGACTGTGCCCATCCCCCGTCATTTGAGGAAGTTATGACCTCGCAGCAGCGCTGCCATGTCCCATGTATGTCCCATCTGCCTGCAGGCAGATTTGTCCTTTCACTGTTCCCTTGACCACAGAGGGCCATGCTCCACGTCACTGGCTGACCCCCATCTTcttctctccatcctctccctctccaggttcCCTGGTCCAGGCAGTGCTCTGTCAGCTCTACTTGGGGATGGGACAAGCCATCAAAGTCATCTGCTCCACggatggcagcagctgtgactgGTACCAGCCTAAatttcctggctgtgcccctgtcactgtgatctacTACAATGACTTGGGACTACTGGACATCCCTTCACAATTCTCCAGATCCCAGTCCAGCTCCATGAGTACAGTACCCATCTCTGGGCTCCAAGCCCAGGACAAGGCTGTCTGTTCATGTGGTAACTACAAGAGTGGCAGTGATAATGTTACCATGGTGAAATGGAGCAATGGAGAAGGGGTACAACGTTCTCCTGCCGTGGCAGGGGCCAATTAGGAGTCTCTGCTGTCCCTGTTTGATGGTGGGGCAGGTCCCTGGCACGACCCTGCCCTTTTCTGCCCTGTGGTGAATGTGGCTGTTCCCAGTGACACAGCTCCATCGTTACAGCCGTTTCCTTGTCATTTGTGGATGAGAGCAGATAGGATAGAACTGAATAGAATATTTCCGATGGAAGAGGCCTTCAATGATCACATAGTCTAACTGCGTGGCCACTTCAGGGATGACCAAAATGTAGGGCATTGTCCAAGTGCCTGTGTAACACTTGCAGGCCTGGGATATCATCTAgctctctgggaagcctgtcCAGCGTTTGCCCACACCCTCAATGAAGAAGTGCCGGGATGACCTCccagcagccctgtccctgccctgtgctccagAGCTACTCCTGATCTCCCTGGCTGGTGCCCAGggccctgccagctgcctgcctgcccagctcccagcccagctgtgccaggagctcctggacCATCGCTGCAGGGGGCTCAGCTCTCTGGAAATGGAGGAGTTAAAGATGGACCCTCTGTGCCCTCTCTctcagggctgagcagagctgtgggcttGAGGCAGCTTTGTGTCCCCACTCCATGGCCATTGGCTGTGAATGGCCTCCTGCTTGCCCCATGCTGTGCAGGAGGtgaccctgctgctgtgcagtgcctGGCATTGCTTTGTCATCAGCCCCATCACCTCATGCTCctgccagccacagcctctTGCTCGGCCAGGTCTCCTCATGGGGTCCTGGCCTTGGGCTCAGGCCTTGGGCTCAGTCTGGGGCAGAGATCCCTCTGTTCCATCAGGACCTTCTGGCTCAGgagccctgtcctgcagctcagagaGGGCTGTTCTGGGACACTGACTgactcccttttttcccctctccctctccacatTCCCTGGTGCAGGAAGCATCTCTGAGTCAGCCGTCCTCAGTGTCAGCCAATGCTGGAGAAACCATCAAAATCTCCTGCTCCGAGGGTATCACTGGCTATGCctggtccctggcagtgctgctgtcactgtgatctaGGATAGCACCAAGGggccctcagtgctgctgccgGACACTGAAGTGACATGGCTCCTGGAAGTGAAGAGCTGTGGTGTGGCTACTTGTTCTTGCCCTGAAAATGTCTTGTTCTGTGGTtgctcagaggagctgggacaATCCCTGTCATGATCTCTGGACATTCTGGTCCCTGCCAGTCCCTGCCAGTTCAGGGCTGATGCCAACTCATCTCTGGTGACAGCACCTGTGCCAAAGGaccctgtgtctgtgtgagagGCTCTCCCCTGTGAGCACGGGCTGCCGTGGGCAGGGTGCCTCACAGAAACCCTGAAGGTtgtggccagggctggaggaatGTCTGGACCTGGTGGAAGCCGTGGCAGGGGTGAGAGGCAGCGAGGGCAGAGTCCTGTGCCGGGCTGGGCTCTGGgttcctgcagtgctgtccCTGAGGCCCTTCTGGTCCCCACACGGTGTCAGTGTGGCCCCACTGCACAGTGCTGAGGCTCACGGGGCGCGCAGGAGGCAAAGGGGCTGTGGCCAGCCGGGTGCCAGCGGGTGCCAGCgaggtgcagagcagccccGCAGGCTCCTTGGCGGCTGCCGTGGGCcgtgctgtgggcaggaggcagaggggctgcccCTGGCCGGACAAGAGTGGACGTGCTACGTGCTCGGGACTGGTACAAACCCCGGCCCAGCTCCACCCACGGttgctgcaaagctgctggagaCCCTCAGCTCACCTTGAATTTGGAGGAACTGGGGGCTTGAATTTCCTTAGTGTTGTGGAGCCTTGAAGCTCCTGGTCTTGGTGTGGTTCCCATTCCCTTTCAAAGGCCCATttctctgctccacagctctcTTGTGGCAATTCAGAGAGGCCCAGGGTGGCAGCCTCGACTGAAGCAGGATGtggttttcccagctgctctgtccctgctgctgatcaGCGCCCAGGGAGCACAGTGCCCCGGGACCAGGATCTCCAACCAGCCTTGGGTGCTCGAGGGCAGCTGGATGCGTCCCCATGGGCAGGTggggctgtcccctgctctgtgcacaggagctgctggtgcagcgAGGCCATGGTCCTACTGGGCAGGAACAGGCTCGGGGTGGTccctggctcagctgagagctcATCAGccatgctggggaaggagcaggcgGCCCAGAGCGATCTTTGGTGGGCCAGAGGTGCCTGCAGTATgtgggggtggcagtgggacaggagctccagggaccaTTGGGGGTCACGTATCCATGGAGGGCCTGTGCCTGGGCAGGTGGGGAGCTCAAAGTCCAGCCAGGGTTCAAGGCACAGCCCCATTAGGCTGAGGACATGGAGCTGGTGGGACTGCACCATGGCCTGGGCCCGTCTCCTCCTTGCAGTGCTTGCCCACAGCTCAGGTGCCATGGCCAGACTTGCTGGGCCAGGACAGGGCCTTTGGGCACAGGGGCCTCATCCTCTTCCTTGGGGAGGTCTGTGCCCCTTGGACACTGACTGACCCTcatcttctcctctccctctccaggtttGCTGGTCTAGGCAGCAGCAGCGAGTCAGCCGTCCTCACTATCAGCAAGTATGGCAGATATGTTCAGGATCACCTGCTCGGGGAGTAGCAGCAGCTTTGGCTATGCCTGGTTCCAGCagaaggtccctggcagtggccctgtcactgtgatctacACCAATGACAAGAGACCCTCAGGCATCCCTTTGCGATTCTCTGGATCCTGGTCCAGCAACGTGGGCACGTTAACCATCACTGGGCTCCAAGCTGAGGACGAGGCTGTCTGTTTCTGTGGtggtgctgacagcagcagtggcagctaTGGGGTGTGGTGACAATGAGTACCTGTAAGTGAGTCAGACTCCAAAACCAGAGGAAAGATTTTggcccttctccctcctggcTGGATGTGCAGCTGAGGCAGAATCGTGTCCCTTCTGCATGGCCACAGAAGGGAATGTCCTGTCTTTGGTGTTGCACAGATCAGGAGGTGACTTTGCAGCTGGGGCCCATTGTCCTGGTCCCGACAAAGCTCTTGGTGCAGCTGTGTTCCTCACAGCCTCTTGCTACTGATGATCATGTCCCCAcatgctgc
This genomic interval carries:
- the LOC116453099 gene encoding vacuolar protein sorting-associated protein 29-like — its product is MGSLLFSWLILCFLLHLLQAVTSSWVLICIRLMLMWGDLHILHRCSALPAKFKELLVPRKIQHILCTGNLFTKESYDCLRTLAGDIHVVRGDSESLNYPEENVVTVRQFRIRLIHGYQVIPWGDVASLELLQRQLDVDINLLGHTHRFEAFEYGKKFFINLGSATGACSALERNINPSFVLMDIQASTVVTYVFQLIEDDGKVERKEFRKY